GATCCCGACGACGACCAGCGCGCCCGTGATCTCGCGTCGATCGGCGTTCTCGCCGAACTGCAGCCGTGGAACGGTCCCCGAGCGGTCGACCGTGACCATCTCGCGTCCCTCGCGGTTGCCCTCGATGGCGACCCACGCGTTGATTCGCGGGTAAAAGTAGCGGCCAACGACGCCGGCCACCCAGAACCCGATGATCGGGGCGACGACCCACCAGACGACGATCTCACCGAGCACCGCGAAGTCGAGTTCCCCCGTCGCGAGGCCGAGTGCGGAGATCGCGCCGACGGCGGTCATCGACGTCGAGGCCGGTACCCCGAAGTAGTTGCCCACGAACAGCGCACCGCCGATGAAAAAGAGGACGGCAACGTTGGATCGGAGGGTGAAGATATCGGTCGTGTGGACCAGTTCGTCCCCGAGCGTCGTGACGACCTGTGGACCGATCGTGATCGCACCGAGAAAGAAGAAAATCGACATCAACGCGGCCGCCATCAGTTTCGTGATCACGTTTGCGCCGACAGCGGGGCCGAATGCGGGTCCCGTCGTCGCGCCACCGATATTATAGCCGACGAAAGCCGCGACGAGGAGTCCCACGATCAGCAGTACTTCTGTCACACTGTCACCCACATTGCCCGTCCCTAAAAACGCGGCTATTTGCGGCCGCAACCGCCGACCAGGCACGGCTCAGTCGTCGCGGACGGGGAGCCGCTGATCGCGCGAGTGGCCCCGATCCGGACGACGTTCTACGAGACGGTTCGATCCTAAAGAACTTCAACCGGCCACACCATGGAATACAGTATCATGTACTCCGACTGGAATCTCGTCTCGAGAGAGCCTCAGGGGCGAACTGGATCGTCTCCCCAGTGCGCAGGAATCGACTCTGTCGACGAACGCTTGGGCCCCATCCGATTCGGACGTGTCGGTGGCGATCGTCTATGCTGAACCCGGTCCGGGTCGATGCAGCCGTCGACCTCGCCTATGGGGCACTGATCGCGCTCTCGATCGTGCTGATCATGGTTCTCGGCACGAACGTCGGGATCGCGTTCGGGGTAGGCGTGTTCGCTTCGTACGTCATCCACGTCGTCTGGAAGATGGCGCGTTTCGATCCCGACTGGATGACCAGAGCCGT
This DNA window, taken from Natronococcus sp. CG52, encodes the following:
- a CDS encoding inorganic phosphate transporter, whose translation is MTEVLLIVGLLVAAFVGYNIGGATTGPAFGPAVGANVITKLMAAALMSIFFFLGAITIGPQVVTTLGDELVHTTDIFTLRSNVAVLFFIGGALFVGNYFGVPASTSMTAVGAISALGLATGELDFAVLGEIVVWWVVAPIIGFWVAGVVGRYFYPRINAWVAIEGNREGREMVTVDRSGTVPRLQFGENADRREITGALVVVGIGCLMAFSSGTSNIANAIAPIYGTGVDMIPLILLGSAAVAVGCFTIARRTLDTLGNDITNLPLTAAIVVAIISSGIVIGLSWIGIPASFVVIATMSIIGLGWGRATRTTTLSDVRAGEETTVSVGALTAEEEGERSPDIGEEEPEDIPKASDLFNPSTTARVVLMQNVVPIISTVGAFLTFRFVPIFGF